One genomic region from Vanacampus margaritifer isolate UIUO_Vmar chromosome 2, RoL_Vmar_1.0, whole genome shotgun sequence encodes:
- the LOC144044965 gene encoding pyrin domain-containing protein 1-like has product MSSKKTAIQNSLENLSAENLGKFRSALVDRGGEQEVTRAKVENKDVTEITDVVVSTFTEDGAPAVVIELLNDIKCCDEAKKLDDKIAKLKSSAAKSGCSFSTSSNCSSLSWSCRWHCTLQR; this is encoded by the exons CCTCCAAAAAGACTGCGATCCAGAACTCGCTGGAGAACTTGTCCGCGGAGAATTTGGGCAAGTTCCGCTCGGCGCTGGTTGACCGCGGCGGCGAACAAGAGGTGACGCGCGCCAAGGTGGAGAACAAAGACGTCACGGAGATCACCGACGTGGTGGTGTCCACTTTCACTGAGGACGGAGCTCCAGCAGTGGTCATCGAACTGCTAAACGACATCAAGTGCTGCGACGAGGCTAAAAAGCTCG ATGACAAGATTGCCAAACTGAAGTCATCTGCTGCCAAAAGTGG ATGCAGCTTCAGCACCAGCAGCAACTGCAGCAGTCTCAGCTGGAGCTGCAGGTGGCACTGCACCCTCCAAAGGTAA